The Halomonas sp. 7T genome contains a region encoding:
- a CDS encoding DUF2062 domain-containing protein, protein MPRRFLQRYMPKPDTLRRQRSLRFMAPLIADPGLWLLTRRSVANAFSVGLFCAMLPIPFQMVVAALGARLSRCNLALSVGLVWITNPLTMPLIFYFNYRVGTFLLGAPVRDAPSRISTRWIAEQMHDIMPPLLLGSLITAIFLAIVANVGIRLIWRWHVSHNWKRRRLNRRRRRARIESEFDD, encoded by the coding sequence ATGCCGCGGCGTTTTCTGCAGCGCTACATGCCTAAACCTGACACGCTTAGACGCCAGCGTTCGTTACGCTTTATGGCGCCGCTCATTGCCGACCCTGGATTATGGCTTTTAACACGACGAAGCGTTGCTAACGCCTTCAGCGTAGGGCTGTTTTGCGCCATGTTGCCCATTCCATTTCAAATGGTCGTGGCTGCTTTAGGTGCACGCCTTAGCCGCTGCAATTTAGCGCTCTCTGTTGGCTTGGTATGGATCACCAACCCGCTTACGATGCCGCTAATATTCTATTTTAACTACCGCGTGGGCACTTTTCTGTTAGGCGCGCCGGTACGCGATGCGCCGTCACGCATCTCTACCCGCTGGATTGCTGAGCAAATGCACGACATCATGCCACCTTTGCTGCTGGGCTCATTAATCACGGCTATTTTTCTGGCGATTGTCGCCAACGTTGGTATTCGTTTGATTTGGCGCTGGCACGTTTCCCATAACTGGAAACGCCGCCGCTTAAATAGGCGGCGGCGTCGAGCGCGCATTGAGTCAGAGTTTGATGATTAG
- a CDS encoding Trm112 family protein: MDKELLAMLVCPLCNGKLKYDREAQELLCYYDGLAYPINEGIPVMLPEEARAMDADEKLHTSPGRTGEA, encoded by the coding sequence ATGGATAAGGAACTACTGGCGATGCTGGTTTGCCCACTCTGCAACGGCAAGCTGAAGTATGATCGTGAAGCTCAAGAGTTACTCTGCTATTACGATGGTCTCGCCTATCCCATCAATGAAGGGATTCCGGTTATGCTGCCCGAAGAGGCGCGAGCAATGGACGCTGATGAAAAACTGCACACCTCGCCAGGTCGAACAGGGGAGGCATAA
- the lpxK gene encoding tetraacyldisaccharide 4'-kinase: MSLEQRWLRAAYGASPWLMPLYPLGGLYRYLMRRREARYRRGKKFVWHAPVPVIVVGNITLGGTGKSPLVAWLARWLVNQGWSPGIVTRGYGGKSDAYPLLVTPETAPSQSGDEPLMLAQQTGLPVVADPQRARGAQALVEMGCDILLSDDGLQHLALGRDIELVVVDGARGLGNGRCLPAGPLREAPSRLGRVDAVIVNGELSKPLPVASIAMQLMPQRWRCLRDGQHRELTPLPFRLPVHAIAGIGHPERFFNTLHSLGVEGEMHPLEDHQQFHPAALEFGDRRPVVMTAKDAVKCKDIAPPDSWVLEVEAVLPSSFEHWLAAKLSALIERGCTHG; this comes from the coding sequence ATGAGCCTGGAGCAACGTTGGCTAAGGGCCGCTTACGGTGCTAGTCCATGGCTTATGCCACTCTATCCTTTGGGTGGATTATACCGTTATCTTATGCGGCGCCGAGAAGCACGCTATCGCCGTGGTAAGAAATTCGTTTGGCATGCGCCGGTACCGGTTATTGTCGTGGGTAACATCACGCTAGGTGGTACTGGTAAATCCCCGTTGGTGGCATGGCTTGCCCGCTGGCTGGTTAACCAGGGCTGGTCACCGGGTATTGTTACCCGGGGATATGGGGGCAAGTCGGATGCTTATCCGCTACTCGTAACCCCTGAGACGGCGCCATCCCAAAGTGGCGATGAGCCTCTCATGCTTGCTCAGCAAACGGGCTTACCCGTGGTGGCCGATCCTCAGCGCGCGCGGGGTGCCCAAGCGTTAGTGGAAATGGGGTGCGATATTCTATTGAGTGATGATGGTCTACAGCATTTGGCGCTCGGGCGGGATATTGAACTTGTCGTTGTCGACGGTGCTCGAGGGTTAGGCAATGGCCGCTGTCTGCCTGCAGGGCCATTGCGGGAAGCTCCCAGCCGTTTAGGTCGTGTCGATGCTGTGATTGTCAACGGTGAGTTATCTAAGCCGTTACCGGTCGCCTCTATCGCGATGCAATTAATGCCGCAGCGTTGGCGATGTTTGCGAGATGGTCAGCACCGTGAGCTGACACCGCTTCCATTTCGTTTGCCGGTGCATGCCATCGCAGGTATTGGCCATCCAGAACGATTTTTCAACACCCTACATAGCTTGGGAGTTGAGGGCGAGATGCATCCGTTAGAGGATCATCAGCAATTTCATCCAGCGGCGCTAGAGTTTGGTGACCGGCGTCCCGTTGTGATGACCGCAAAAGATGCGGTGAAATGCAAAGATATAGCGCCACCCGATAGCTGGGTGTTGGAGGTGGAGGCGGTGCTTCCATCATCGTTTGAACATTGGCTGGCAGCCAAGCTGTCAGCGCTTATTGAAAGGGGATGCACCCATGGATAA
- the kdsB gene encoding 3-deoxy-manno-octulosonate cytidylyltransferase, which yields MAAAEPGFIAVVPARYGSTRLPGKPLLDIAGEPMVAHVWRRACQSQASRVVVATDDARIRDAMLPYGAEVVMTQADHPSGTDRLAEVAEHLSLSEDALVVNVQGDEPLIPPVLINQVAQRLADDPEAAIATLAESISDVETLFNPNVVKVVRSLAGRALYFSRAPIPWDREHFKAQPALLATDAWLRHIGIYAYRAGFLYAYRELSPSSLEQLEQLEQLRALQHGYAIQVALANTINPPGVDTAEDLDRVRVLLTQLSEGH from the coding sequence ATGGCAGCCGCTGAACCAGGTTTCATTGCTGTTGTACCTGCTCGATATGGCTCTACTCGCCTGCCTGGTAAACCGCTGCTCGATATTGCCGGTGAACCGATGGTTGCCCATGTATGGAGGCGCGCCTGCCAAAGCCAGGCTAGCCGCGTGGTAGTTGCTACCGATGATGCGCGTATTCGGGATGCCATGCTGCCGTACGGCGCAGAGGTAGTGATGACCCAGGCTGACCACCCGTCAGGCACAGATCGTCTGGCAGAAGTGGCTGAGCATTTATCCTTGAGTGAAGACGCGCTGGTTGTGAATGTGCAAGGAGATGAACCGCTTATTCCTCCTGTGCTGATCAACCAAGTGGCGCAACGCTTAGCTGATGACCCTGAGGCAGCTATTGCAACGCTCGCTGAGTCAATCAGCGATGTAGAGACACTTTTTAACCCCAATGTGGTGAAAGTGGTTCGCTCTTTAGCTGGCCGGGCGCTTTATTTCTCACGTGCCCCCATTCCATGGGATCGCGAGCACTTTAAGGCCCAGCCGGCGCTGCTGGCTACCGATGCCTGGCTGCGTCATATCGGTATTTATGCCTACCGCGCAGGGTTTTTGTACGCCTACCGTGAGCTTTCGCCCTCTAGCTTGGAACAACTTGAACAGCTAGAGCAGTTGCGAGCGTTACAGCATGGCTATGCCATCCAAGTCGCGTTGGCCAATACGATTAACCCGCCGGGCGTAGACACCGCTGAAGATCTCGATCGGGTAAGAGTATTGTTAACGCAGTTAAGCGAGGGTCACTGA
- a CDS encoding agmatine/peptidylarginine deiminase, with protein MTLATKTHRLLPEWHPQDGLQLTWPRSDGDWAPLLSRIEATLERIVIATVRYQRVLISVPDEATHERLATTFAAYGISQHQLLLVVAPTNDTWARDHGPITVLDEDHQPLLLDYTFTGWGGKFPAERDNQLTQWLADAGVWACPVASRELILEGGGIETDGEGTLLTTEACLLNPNRNPTHSRSDIEAMLAEDFGVDRVLWLSNGHLEGDDTDSHIDTLARFCSPSTIAYVTCDDPHDPHYAALKAMEQELKAFRQRDGRPYNLIPLPWPQACFDPDEGHRLPATYANFLIINQAVLVPTYGDPADMVALQALAQAFPKHTLIPIECTNVIRQHGSLHCLTMQLPTGTLAPATLES; from the coding sequence GTGACGTTGGCTACCAAAACGCATCGCCTGCTACCGGAATGGCACCCCCAAGACGGCCTTCAGCTTACCTGGCCCCGCTCAGACGGTGATTGGGCGCCTTTACTGTCGCGTATCGAAGCAACGCTTGAGCGAATTGTTATCGCCACCGTACGCTATCAGCGCGTACTTATTAGCGTCCCCGATGAGGCAACACATGAGCGTCTAGCCACGACGTTTGCCGCCTATGGCATTAGCCAACATCAGCTGCTATTGGTTGTCGCCCCTACCAACGATACCTGGGCGCGAGACCACGGGCCGATTACCGTCTTGGATGAAGATCATCAGCCGCTGCTACTGGACTACACCTTTACCGGTTGGGGCGGGAAATTTCCCGCTGAGCGTGACAATCAGTTGACCCAATGGCTAGCGGATGCAGGGGTGTGGGCATGCCCAGTCGCCTCGCGCGAGCTGATCTTAGAAGGTGGCGGTATTGAAACGGACGGCGAGGGCACGCTCCTTACCACCGAGGCCTGCCTGCTGAACCCCAATCGCAACCCTACGCACTCCCGCAGCGATATAGAAGCAATGCTAGCCGAGGACTTTGGCGTCGACCGCGTACTATGGCTGTCCAACGGACACCTAGAAGGTGACGATACAGATAGCCACATTGACACCTTGGCGCGCTTTTGCTCACCCTCAACCATTGCCTACGTGACCTGTGATGATCCACACGACCCACACTATGCGGCACTCAAGGCAATGGAGCAGGAACTTAAGGCATTTCGCCAGCGCGACGGCCGCCCCTATAACCTTATCCCCCTGCCCTGGCCGCAGGCATGCTTTGACCCGGATGAAGGTCACCGCTTACCGGCCACCTATGCGAACTTTTTAATCATTAACCAAGCTGTTCTGGTGCCGACTTATGGCGACCCTGCCGACATGGTCGCACTGCAAGCGCTAGCCCAGGCGTTTCCTAAACACACGCTGATTCCCATTGAGTGCACAAACGTGATCCGACAGCATGGCAGCCTACACTGCTTAACCATGCAATTGCCGACAGGCACACTTGCCCCGGCCACCTTGGAATCGTAA
- a CDS encoding lipoprotein-releasing ABC transporter permease subunit gives MLDRLPFLVGLRYVRAKRRNHFISFISLTSMLGLMLGVAVLILVLSVMNGFDHELRTRILGMVPHTKIEAQEGLVEWEALAERLTERERVIGAAPFVEQQGMFSAGGRNQGAMVNGIHPDWEGQVSIIGEHMRQGELADLVPGEWNVVLGSMLARRLGVGVGDRVTLLVPEASITPAGVFPRLKRFTVSGIFSVGADLDANLAYANIYDMQTLARLGDAVGGLRLELDDLFLAGSETQAIVNELGAGYRGSDWTFSHGSLFQAIQMEKRMIALLLTVIIAVAAFNIVSTLVMVVTDKRADIAILRTIGATPRSIMGIFIVQGLAIGLIGIAIGVAVGVLLALTISDLISWFETAFGIQFLDAGVYFISNLPSQLRWGDVRDIVIAAFGLTFLSTLYPAWRAARVQPADVLRYE, from the coding sequence ATGCTTGATCGTTTGCCTTTTCTGGTGGGGCTGCGCTACGTGCGCGCTAAACGCCGGAACCACTTTATTTCGTTTATCTCCTTAACCTCCATGCTGGGCCTTATGCTCGGTGTGGCAGTACTGATCTTAGTACTGTCAGTCATGAATGGCTTCGATCATGAGCTGCGTACCCGCATTTTGGGCATGGTGCCCCATACCAAAATTGAGGCGCAGGAGGGGCTCGTTGAGTGGGAAGCGCTCGCCGAGCGGCTAACCGAGCGTGAGCGCGTCATTGGCGCAGCTCCCTTTGTTGAGCAGCAGGGTATGTTCTCTGCTGGCGGGCGTAACCAAGGCGCTATGGTGAACGGGATCCACCCGGATTGGGAAGGACAGGTATCCATTATTGGCGAACACATGCGTCAGGGCGAGTTAGCAGACCTGGTGCCTGGGGAGTGGAACGTTGTCTTAGGTTCAATGCTGGCGCGTCGTCTGGGTGTTGGCGTGGGTGATCGGGTCACACTGCTGGTGCCCGAGGCCTCCATTACGCCGGCGGGAGTCTTTCCGCGCTTAAAGCGCTTTACGGTTAGCGGGATTTTTAGCGTTGGTGCCGATTTAGATGCCAATCTGGCCTATGCCAATATTTATGATATGCAAACCCTAGCGAGGTTAGGCGATGCCGTTGGGGGGTTGCGTCTTGAGCTTGATGACCTGTTCCTTGCGGGTAGTGAAACCCAGGCCATTGTGAACGAGCTAGGCGCTGGGTATCGCGGTAGTGACTGGACGTTCTCCCATGGCAGCCTCTTCCAGGCGATCCAAATGGAGAAGCGCATGATTGCGCTGCTGCTCACTGTGATTATTGCCGTTGCTGCATTTAACATTGTCTCAACACTGGTCATGGTGGTGACCGATAAACGCGCTGACATTGCCATTTTGCGCACCATCGGGGCAACGCCACGTTCGATTATGGGTATCTTTATCGTCCAAGGCTTGGCCATCGGCTTGATTGGGATTGCGATAGGCGTTGCTGTAGGCGTTCTCCTGGCGCTTACGATCTCCGATTTAATTAGCTGGTTTGAAACGGCGTTTGGTATTCAGTTCTTAGATGCCGGGGTTTATTTTATTAGCAACCTGCCTTCTCAGCTCCGCTGGGGCGATGTGCGCGATATTGTCATCGCTGCCTTTGGTCTGACGTTCCTCTCGACGCTCTATCCTGCATGGCGGGCTGCTCGGGTTCAGCCAGCTGATGTATTGCGCTATGAATAA
- a CDS encoding DNA internalization-related competence protein ComEC/Rec2, giving the protein MRFGVAVPAALAALSGVLLAAWSGAEGRYLPWLSIILVGLFWLMSGRPKLLIWLLMGSFAFVSVQQEWGRRLPAGLNGEDVTLQARILSVQREEGASRLQLAVEACQAPSHLPRCDALRRVRVSAYGEHAYKEGERWQMTLRLRPPSGFANPNAFNFERWLWREGIHATGYVRQNPAPQRLTTATAGLRQKALEMLARQPLEARTQRWLAALTLGDSDQLTQEDWTLLNATGTTHLVVISGLHVGLVASFTLLLARWAARLLSPTNWRLRAWPWWLAGAAAVAYATLAGLAPPALRAMVMTLLGLWVLSGRHSPGAWQAWWLALALILLVNPLSFWRPGLWLSFVAVGWLIVIWQGRPRPTGVKGWCWALARSQLLLAPLMAAAVLLAFGRVAPAAPLINLVAVPWVGSVMVPSALLGWLLSPLPGVELLMWWGFEQALAGFHLLLNVAVRHAPLWEPVPSLIYPLAAVLGILALCWGLPGIPRWLRISALLLTGLLLWVPQAQTLPEGELHVTVYDVGQGQLIELRSATHRMLYDTGPRFRSGFMPLQTLWPPGQQFDHVIVSHADTDHAGGINSLLNDHEVNQWHAPLGEALPIEATACERGQQWQRDGIDYRVLWPPEGDNTLSANDRSCVLEVSVGDQHLLITGDVGRDIERRFVADLTPPVSVLIAGHHGSHTSSGVQFVRLSRPLHVIFSAGRNNAFNHPSDEVVRRFRYQESCLWSTAQDGALSFTLEAGQPVKIIPWRKLPEGRKRC; this is encoded by the coding sequence ATGCGTTTCGGTGTGGCGGTGCCTGCTGCCTTGGCAGCACTAAGCGGTGTGTTGCTGGCAGCTTGGAGTGGTGCGGAAGGGCGCTATTTACCGTGGCTAAGTATTATCCTCGTTGGCCTTTTTTGGCTCATGTCAGGGCGGCCTAAGTTACTGATATGGCTTTTAATGGGTAGCTTCGCATTTGTCAGCGTTCAGCAGGAGTGGGGGCGACGTTTGCCGGCAGGGTTAAACGGTGAAGACGTTACCCTGCAGGCGCGCATTCTGAGCGTTCAGCGTGAAGAAGGTGCTTCGCGTTTGCAGCTAGCGGTGGAGGCATGTCAGGCGCCCAGCCACCTTCCCCGCTGTGATGCACTGCGCCGGGTGCGGGTGAGTGCTTACGGCGAGCATGCCTATAAGGAGGGAGAGCGCTGGCAAATGACGCTGCGGCTTCGCCCACCCAGCGGCTTTGCTAATCCTAATGCGTTTAATTTTGAGCGTTGGTTATGGCGTGAAGGTATTCATGCCACGGGATACGTGCGTCAGAATCCTGCTCCGCAACGCTTAACCACAGCGACGGCTGGGCTGCGCCAAAAAGCGCTGGAAATGCTTGCTCGACAGCCTCTTGAAGCACGAACTCAGCGCTGGCTGGCCGCACTCACACTGGGAGATAGCGACCAGCTGACCCAAGAGGACTGGACGCTTCTAAACGCCACGGGCACCACGCATTTAGTGGTTATTTCTGGCCTTCACGTGGGCTTAGTTGCCTCGTTTACACTGTTACTAGCCCGTTGGGCGGCGCGGTTGCTCTCACCGACTAATTGGCGGTTGCGTGCGTGGCCATGGTGGTTGGCGGGGGCTGCAGCAGTGGCGTATGCCACGTTAGCAGGGCTGGCGCCGCCAGCCCTTCGCGCGATGGTAATGACACTGTTAGGACTGTGGGTGCTTAGCGGTCGCCACTCTCCCGGTGCTTGGCAGGCGTGGTGGCTAGCGCTGGCGCTGATTTTGTTAGTAAATCCGCTCTCTTTTTGGCGGCCGGGTCTCTGGCTTTCATTTGTTGCGGTGGGCTGGTTAATCGTCATCTGGCAGGGAAGGCCGCGCCCGACGGGGGTAAAAGGGTGGTGTTGGGCCTTAGCGCGCTCGCAATTATTGCTCGCGCCGTTGATGGCCGCCGCGGTACTGCTGGCATTTGGGCGCGTTGCGCCTGCAGCTCCGCTCATTAATCTAGTGGCTGTGCCGTGGGTTGGCTCGGTGATGGTGCCCAGCGCGCTGCTTGGGTGGCTGCTTTCCCCGCTGCCGGGCGTAGAGCTATTGATGTGGTGGGGATTTGAACAGGCGCTCGCCGGTTTTCATCTGTTGTTAAACGTCGCTGTAAGGCATGCACCGCTGTGGGAGCCTGTGCCGTCACTGATTTATCCGCTGGCGGCGGTATTGGGCATTCTCGCTTTATGCTGGGGGCTGCCGGGTATACCCCGATGGCTGCGCATCAGTGCGTTGCTGTTAACCGGCTTGTTACTGTGGGTACCACAAGCGCAAACGCTGCCTGAAGGCGAGCTTCACGTGACGGTATACGATGTGGGGCAGGGTCAGTTAATTGAATTGCGAAGCGCGACTCATCGGATGCTTTACGATACGGGACCGCGCTTTCGCAGTGGTTTTATGCCGCTGCAAACGCTCTGGCCGCCAGGTCAGCAGTTTGATCATGTCATCGTTAGCCATGCAGACACGGATCATGCGGGTGGGATAAACAGTTTGCTAAACGATCATGAGGTTAACCAATGGCACGCACCGCTAGGGGAAGCGCTGCCGATAGAGGCGACAGCCTGTGAGCGGGGGCAGCAGTGGCAGCGGGATGGCATCGACTACCGCGTGCTTTGGCCGCCTGAAGGTGACAATACGCTATCAGCTAATGATCGTTCCTGCGTGCTGGAAGTAAGCGTAGGTGATCAGCATTTGCTGATTACCGGTGACGTAGGGCGTGATATTGAACGCCGCTTTGTTGCTGACCTCACGCCGCCCGTCAGTGTATTGATCGCAGGGCACCACGGCAGCCACACAAGTTCAGGTGTTCAGTTTGTGCGCCTGAGCCGCCCACTTCATGTGATTTTTAGTGCCGGACGCAATAATGCGTTTAATCATCCCTCGGATGAAGTGGTGCGCCGGTTTCGATACCAGGAGAGCTGTTTATGGAGTACCGCACAGGATGGAGCCCTTAGCTTTACGCTAGAAGCAGGGCAGCCTGTAAAGATTATTCCGTGGCGAAAGCTGCCTGAAGGTCGTAAGCGGTGTTGA
- the msbA gene encoding lipid A export permease/ATP-binding protein MsbA, protein MTDSGWVLYRRLLGYVKPHWRAFALAILGFVIYAASSTALAEMMKRLIDGIQHPDAAFRLFLPLFVILMFAARGLGTFLSTYFMAYVGRYVIHTLRCNVFSHLLHLPGSFFDHHSSGHLVSRVTYHVEQVAGAATKAVTIILREGLFVIGLIGYLLWTNWMLTLLFLAVTPVIAAVVSYVSKRFRRISKRIQNSMGDVTHIASEALSGYRVVRTHGAEPYEKQRFERVSEENRRQSMKEAMTRAVSSPVILMLVAISMALLVWMAMAPALMADMTPGEFVAFITAAALMIKPVRQLTEVNGEIQKGLAAASELFGLLDLPPEQDEGKTVPQHVTGELVIDNVSFRYADDQPNVLHGINLKVAPGELVAIVGRSGSGKTTLVSLLPRFYRPTEGRILIDGLDVNEYALGPLRQRIALVSQQVTLFNASITDNIAYGVANPDPAAVEAAAQAAYASEFIEKLPQGYATVVGENGVMLSGGQRQRLAIARAIFKDAPILILDEATSALDTESERYIQKALERVCEGRTTLVIAHRLSTIERADRILVMDQGRIIEQGTHQALLEAGGAYSALHQLQFQESE, encoded by the coding sequence GTGACTGATTCAGGTTGGGTTCTTTACAGACGGTTATTAGGCTACGTTAAACCACATTGGCGCGCATTTGCGCTAGCGATTTTAGGCTTCGTGATTTATGCCGCTTCAAGTACAGCGCTAGCTGAGATGATGAAGCGATTAATTGACGGTATTCAGCATCCTGATGCTGCTTTCAGGCTTTTTTTACCGTTGTTTGTCATTTTGATGTTTGCTGCTCGTGGGTTGGGGACGTTTTTAAGTACCTATTTTATGGCGTATGTCGGCAGGTATGTGATCCATACGCTGCGCTGCAACGTTTTTAGCCATCTATTGCACTTGCCGGGTAGCTTTTTTGATCACCACTCAAGCGGTCATCTTGTTTCGCGTGTAACGTATCATGTAGAGCAAGTGGCGGGGGCGGCGACTAAGGCAGTTACGATTATTTTACGTGAAGGCCTGTTTGTTATCGGTCTCATTGGTTATTTGCTTTGGACAAATTGGATGCTGACGCTGCTATTTTTAGCAGTAACGCCCGTTATTGCAGCGGTTGTCAGCTATGTAAGCAAGCGGTTTAGGCGTATTTCCAAGCGTATTCAGAACTCCATGGGTGATGTCACTCATATTGCCTCTGAGGCGCTCTCAGGCTATCGCGTGGTGCGCACCCACGGTGCCGAGCCTTATGAAAAACAGCGTTTTGAACGGGTGAGTGAAGAGAACCGTCGCCAGAGTATGAAAGAGGCGATGACCCGCGCTGTGAGTTCCCCCGTTATCTTGATGCTGGTTGCTATCTCTATGGCGCTATTGGTGTGGATGGCGATGGCACCCGCACTAATGGCTGATATGACGCCCGGTGAGTTTGTGGCGTTTATTACCGCAGCGGCATTGATGATTAAGCCAGTGCGTCAGCTTACTGAAGTTAATGGTGAGATCCAAAAGGGGCTTGCCGCCGCCTCTGAACTATTTGGTTTGCTGGACTTACCCCCTGAGCAAGATGAGGGTAAAACAGTACCTCAACACGTCACTGGTGAGCTGGTAATTGATAACGTCAGCTTTCGTTACGCGGATGATCAGCCCAATGTGCTCCATGGTATTAACCTCAAGGTAGCGCCGGGTGAACTAGTCGCGATAGTAGGGCGCTCAGGCAGCGGCAAGACAACGCTCGTCAGTCTATTGCCGCGGTTTTATCGTCCAACCGAAGGGCGGATTTTGATTGATGGCCTGGATGTTAATGAGTACGCACTCGGGCCGCTACGGCAGCGTATCGCTCTGGTGTCGCAACAAGTGACCCTATTTAACGCCAGTATTACCGATAATATTGCGTACGGCGTTGCTAATCCTGATCCAGCGGCTGTTGAAGCTGCAGCGCAAGCGGCTTACGCCAGCGAATTTATTGAGAAGCTGCCCCAAGGCTACGCCACCGTTGTAGGGGAGAACGGCGTTATGCTCTCAGGGGGGCAGCGCCAGCGCCTAGCAATCGCCCGAGCGATTTTCAAAGATGCGCCAATCCTCATTTTGGACGAGGCCACGTCTGCTCTGGATACGGAGTCAGAGCGGTATATTCAAAAAGCCCTTGAGCGGGTCTGCGAAGGTCGCACTACGCTGGTCATTGCCCATCGCCTTTCTACTATCGAACGGGCTGACCGTATCCTGGTCATGGATCAAGGCCGCATTATCGAGCAGGGCACTCACCAAGCGCTGCTGGAGGCTGGTGGTGCATACTCAGCGCTGCATCAGCTGCAGTTTCAGGAGAGTGAATGA
- a CDS encoding ABC transporter ATP-binding protein has product MTSSTPQPGAIMLQCQGLTRVYSEGPQDLTVLDQLELRVHAGERVAIVGSSGSGKTTLLNLLGGLDRPSDGSVVIAGEPLSGLNEAALGKFRNRYIGFVYQFHHLLAEFSAVENAALPLIIRGQSKKVAEQRAMQLLERVGMKARADHKPGELSGGERQRVAIARALVTDPSLVLMDEPTGNLDQTTASTILALMDQLAKESACAFVIVTHDVALAAHQDRVLKLDGGQLVEQKGATA; this is encoded by the coding sequence ATGACCTCATCGACACCGCAGCCAGGGGCAATTATGTTGCAGTGCCAGGGCTTAACCCGGGTTTATAGTGAAGGCCCTCAAGATCTTACCGTGCTGGACCAGCTTGAATTACGGGTACACGCGGGTGAGCGAGTCGCCATTGTGGGGAGTTCGGGATCCGGTAAAACGACACTGCTTAATTTGCTTGGCGGCCTTGACCGTCCAAGTGACGGCAGCGTGGTGATTGCCGGTGAGCCGCTTTCAGGCCTTAATGAAGCAGCATTGGGCAAGTTTCGTAACCGCTACATTGGCTTCGTTTACCAGTTTCATCACCTGCTGGCTGAGTTCAGCGCGGTAGAGAATGCAGCGCTGCCGCTGATTATTCGTGGTCAGTCGAAAAAAGTAGCGGAGCAGCGGGCCATGCAGTTGTTAGAACGCGTGGGGATGAAAGCTAGGGCTGATCATAAACCTGGCGAGCTTTCTGGCGGGGAGCGCCAGCGGGTTGCCATTGCGCGGGCGCTGGTGACCGACCCAAGCCTTGTCTTGATGGATGAACCCACCGGCAATTTGGACCAAACCACCGCGAGCACGATATTAGCGCTGATGGATCAGCTGGCTAAAGAGAGCGCCTGCGCCTTTGTGATTGTGACCCACGATGTGGCGCTAGCCGCCCATCAGGACCGTGTTTTGAAGCTGGATGGAGGGCAGTTGGTAGAGCAAAAGGGTGCGACTGCTTAA
- a CDS encoding carbon-nitrogen hydrolase has protein sequence MTNTLTVGVVQQSAWPDKARSLAASEAGIREAVTQGAQLVLLQELHATHYFCQYEDPALFDLAEPLDGPTGQRLAALAKELDIVLVGSLFERRAPGLYHNTAVVYDRAQGRVGQYRKMHIPDDPAFYEKFYFTPGDVDDARGEGFTPIDTSVGRLGLLVCWDQWYPEAARLMALAGADLLLYPTAIGWDPNDDDAEKARQKDAWTIIQRAHGVANGLPVLVANRVGFEADPSGVGDGITFWGGSFVCGPQGELLAQAGEETQQLVVNIDMARSEHTRRIWPYLRDRRIDAYGDLTRRYRD, from the coding sequence ATGACGAATACGTTGACCGTAGGGGTCGTCCAGCAGTCCGCATGGCCTGATAAAGCACGTAGCCTAGCCGCAAGCGAAGCAGGTATCCGCGAAGCGGTTACGCAAGGCGCCCAACTGGTACTGCTGCAAGAGCTTCACGCTACCCACTATTTTTGCCAATACGAAGATCCAGCACTGTTTGACTTGGCTGAACCGCTTGATGGGCCAACGGGTCAACGCTTAGCGGCGCTGGCAAAAGAGCTGGATATTGTGCTGGTGGGTTCGCTGTTTGAGCGTCGTGCGCCTGGGCTTTATCACAATACCGCAGTCGTCTACGACCGCGCCCAGGGGCGCGTGGGTCAGTATCGCAAAATGCATATACCCGATGACCCAGCGTTTTATGAAAAGTTTTACTTCACCCCAGGTGATGTAGACGATGCCCGGGGAGAGGGCTTCACGCCCATTGACACCTCGGTTGGCCGGTTGGGCCTTCTGGTGTGCTGGGACCAATGGTACCCGGAAGCAGCTAGATTAATGGCGCTCGCAGGCGCAGACCTGCTGCTCTACCCCACGGCCATTGGCTGGGATCCTAACGATGACGACGCGGAAAAAGCCCGTCAGAAAGACGCTTGGACCATTATCCAGCGCGCTCATGGGGTCGCTAATGGCTTGCCGGTACTGGTGGCTAATCGAGTAGGCTTTGAAGCCGACCCGTCGGGTGTTGGTGACGGCATTACGTTTTGGGGGGGAAGCTTTGTTTGCGGCCCTCAAGGGGAACTACTGGCCCAAGCTGGCGAAGAAACCCAACAGCTCGTGGTGAATATTGATATGGCACGCAGCGAACATACCCGCCGTATTTGGCCCTACCTGCGAGACCGCAGGATCGATGCCTACGGGGATTTAACCCGTCGCTACCGCGATTAA